From Streptomyces asiaticus, one genomic window encodes:
- a CDS encoding PLD nuclease N-terminal domain-containing protein, with product MLRVLMILVPLALSIYAFIDCITTDEQDIRYLPKPIWAILVLLFPIVGSVSWLITGRKRAVPGGAGRPGVRGTGGGGGGGGWVAPDDNPEFLKSLNDKGRKDDGDGPPDTPGDRESDEERLRDWEADLRRREEELRRKGEGPGSGSGSGSGSGSGPEDTPPAAS from the coding sequence ATGCTACGGGTGCTGATGATCCTGGTGCCGCTGGCACTGAGCATCTACGCGTTCATCGACTGCATCACCACCGACGAACAGGACATCCGCTATCTCCCCAAGCCCATCTGGGCGATCCTCGTCCTGCTGTTCCCCATCGTGGGCTCCGTCTCCTGGCTGATCACGGGACGCAAGCGCGCCGTCCCCGGAGGCGCCGGCCGGCCCGGCGTCCGGGGCACGGGCGGCGGCGGGGGCGGGGGCGGCTGGGTCGCGCCGGACGACAACCCCGAGTTCCTCAAGTCCCTGAACGACAAGGGGCGTAAGGACGACGGGGACGGACCGCCCGACACGCCCGGCGACCGCGAGAGTGACGAGGAGCGCCTGAGGGACTGGGAGGCCGACCTCCGCCGCCGCGAGGAGGAGCTGCGCCGCAAGGGCGAGGGGCCGGGCTCCGGTTCGGGTTCCGGCTCCGGCTCCGGGTCGGGTCCGGAGGACACCCCGCCGGCCGCGTCCTGA